The Breoghania sp. L-A4 sequence CCCGAGAAAGGGCAGATCCGGCGCGGGCATGTCGTGTGCTCCGGGCATGGTGCCGTGCGTCATCTGTCGTGTCCGCTCAATCCGCCATGGCGGTCCCGGGCAAGCGCAAGGGCGCCCTCGGCCGGGGGTGCAAAACCACCATATGGCGCTTTATGAGCGAAGTGCGAGCGCCTGTCGTGCAATATTTCCCGCAGAACCGCGCGCGGCCGGGGACCAGGGCGCGAGGGCTCCGGCCTTCCTGCGAGCGGACACGGCTTACGAATGGGCGAGGATGTCGATGTCCGGCCAGCCCTCGAGATCGAGCCGCGCGCGGGCGGGCAGGAAGTCGAAACACGCCTGCGCCAGGTCCAGGCGACCCTCGCGCTCCAGCATCACCGTGAGTTTTTCGCGAAGCCCGTGCAGATGCAGCACGTCCGACGCCGCATAGGTGAGCTGCGCCTCGGTGAGATCGTCCGCGCCCCAGTCCGAGCTCTGCTGCTGCTTGGACAGATCCACGCCGAGCAGCTCGCGCGTCAGATCCTTGAGCCCGTGCCGGTCCGTGTAGGTGCGCACCAGACGCGAGGCGATCTTGGTGCACCAGATCGGCGTCGTCGAGATGCCCAGCCCGGCGGAAAGTGCTGCCACGTCGAAGCGGGCGAAATGGAAGATCACGGTTATCGATGGGTCGCTGAGCAGCTTCTCGAGGTTCGGCGCGGCCGTCTGGCCCTTGGCGATCTGCACCACGTCCACCGTGCCGTCGCCGGGCGACAGCTGCACCACGCACAGCCGGTCGCGCTTGGGGTTCAGCCCCATGGTCTCGGTGTCCACCGCCACAGCATTGGTGGCGGCATAGGCGGAAAGATCGGGCAGATCGCCCTTGTGCAGCCGGATGGTCATGGATGTCTCGCAATGTGGAACGGCGCGCAGGCCGCGCTTTGACAGGCTGTGTACGCCAGAACGGGCGAGCGATGCAAACGGGGGAAGAGTGCCCAGGCCCGCAAGACGCCGCGCCAGATCAAGCCTGGCGCGCGCAATGGTGTGTGCGGCGGCGCGGCAGGCGTCGGAAAGAGGAGAATCCAGACACAAAAAAAGCCCGGCGAACCGGGCTTTTCTTGGAGATATCCGGATGAACTGGAACATCCGAAGCAGTGATTTGGTGCCCAGGAGAGGACTCGAACCTCCACTCCCTTTCGAGAACTAGCACCTGAAGCTAGCGCGTCTACCAGTTCCGCCACCTGGGCCGATGGCGGCGATGTTTACGGGGCGCGCGGGAGCTTGTCAATCGACTCTCAAGCGGCATTCCGCTTTTCCACCGCCACACGCAAGGCGATCGGTTTTCGAGCGCTCTTCACAGCGCCGCGCCGAGGCGGTATGAGAACGAGCAGAAGGCTTTCAAGGGGTTGGGCGCGCGGTGCGCCCTCCCGCGGCGCGCAACGCGTCCCGGCGCGATTTGCGCGCGGACGGGCACTTGACGAGGAACGGCAGGCCATGACCACGGCACTCAACGGCAAACTGGCGACGGTGTTCGGCGGATCCGGCTTTGTCGGCCGCCATGTGGTGCGCGCGCTGGCCCAGCGCGGCTGGCGGATCCGGGTGGCGGTGCGCCGCCCCGATCTGGCGGGTTTCCTGCAGCCGATGGGCGGCGTCGGCCAGATCCAGCCCGTGCAGGCCAACCTGCGCTACCGCTGGTCGGTGGACCAGGCGGTGGACGGCGCGGACGCGGTGATCAATCTCGTCGGCGTGCTGGCGCAAAGCGGCAAGCAGACGTTTGACGCGGTGCATGCGTTCGGCGCGGGCGCTGTGGCGGAAGCCGCGCGCGGCGCGGGCATTGCCAATGTGGTGCATCTGTCGGCCATCGGCGCGGACGCGCAGTCCAATTCGGGCTACGCGCGGTCGAAGGCGGCCGGCGAGGCGGCGGTGCGCGAGACGCTGAAAGCCGCGGTGATCATGCGGCCCTCCATCGTCTTCGGTCCCGAGGACGATTTCTTCAACCGCTTCGCCGGCATGGCGCGGATGTCGCCGGCGCTGCCGCTGATCGGCGGCGGCGAGACGAAATTCCAGCCGGTGTTTGTCGGCGATGTGGCGGAAGCCATCGCGCGGGCGGTCGAGGGTGAGGCGAGGGCGGGCGCGACCTATGAGCTGGGCGGCCCGCAGGTGAAGTCCTTCCGCGAATGCCTGGAGCTGATGCTCGAGATCATCGGCCGCAAGCGCCTGCTGCTGCCTGTGCCGTTCGCCGCCGCCCGGATGATCGGCCGCGTCGCCCAGCGCCTGCCCGGCGCGCCGCTGACGCTGGACCAGGTGCGGATGCTGGAGCACGACAACGTGGTGTCCAGTGCGGCGCGCGAGGCGGGGCTGACGCTCGACGGCCTGGGCATCCAGCCCGACACGATGGCCGCGATCCTGCCGAGCTACCTGTGGCGCTTCCGCGAGCACGGTCAGTACGACGCGCATCCGATCGTGTGAGGCCAGCCGACGCCGCGCTCAGCCGAGGAAGTAAAGCCCCGCGAAGCCGAGCGTGCCGACGAGGATCCGCCACCAGGCGAACAGCGCGAAGCCGTGCTGGGCGACATAGCCCAGCAGCCAGCGCACCACGGCGACGCCGGCGAGAAACGCGGTGACGAAGCCGATCGAGATCACCGCCACGTCGTCGGCGCTGAGAATGTCGTAGTTCTTGTAAAGATCCAGCGCGAAGGCGCCGGTCATCGTCGGCATGGCGAGGAAGAACGAGAATTCCGCCGCCGAGCGCTTGTCGGTGCCCAGCAGCAGCGCGCCGCCGATCGTCGCGCCCGAGCGCGAGACGCCGGGCACCATGGCGAGCACCTGGCAGCAGCCGATCTTGAAGCACAGCGACAGCGGATAATCGGTGATCTCGTCATAACGCGGCTTCAGCGGCAGCCGGTCGATGATCAGCAGGATGATTCCGCCGACCAGCAGCGTGGTGCAGATCAGCTGGGGCGATTCAAACAGCACGGTCTTGATGAACCCGTGCGCGAAGAAGCCGATGACGGCGGCGGGCAGGAAGGCCAGCAGGATGCCGGCGACGAAACGCTGCGTGCGCGGATCGCGCGGCAGCGCCAGGAGAATGTTGAGCAGACGGGCGAAATAGACCGACAGGATGGCGAGGATCGCGCCGAGCTGGATCAGCACCTCGAATGTCTTGCCGGGATTGTCGAAGCCGATGAAATGCCCCAGCAGCAGGATATGGCCGGTGGAGGAGACGGGAATGAACTCCGTCAGCCCCTCGACAAGGCCGAGGATCAGCGCTTCGGCAATCGTTTGTGCTTCCATGGGGAACGATCCATTGTGCGTGTCGGGCGGGACAGGTGATACCGCATCCGTGGCGATGTTGTCTCGCACCCTTCTTGTCTCGCACCGCGTCGCGGTCTATTCAGCGACAGGGTCGTGGCTTGGGGGCGATGGCTTGGGTCGGTGGTCAGGGCTTGGGAGCCTGAAGGCTGCGCGACACACTAAAGCGCTTTGCGCGCGGGCGGAATCCCTCCCGCGCATTTGAGGGCGCTTTGTGACCGGTGGACGGAAATAAAACACGCATGCTGGTTCTTTATCATCACCCTTTTTCGCCGGCCTCGCGGTTCGCCCGCCTGGTGCTCGCCGAATATGAGGTTCATGTCGATCCGCGGCTGGAGCAGCCGTGGGAGCGGCGGCGCGAGTTCCTGCTCGTCAATCCGGCCGGCACCGTACCGGTGGTTGTGGAAAACGACGGCCCGGCGATCTGCGGCGCGGGCGTGCTCATGGAGTATCTCGACGAGACGCGCGGCTACATGACGCCGGAGAAGCGGCTCTTGCCCGACAACGCGGGACGGCGCGCGGAGGTCCGCCGCCTGGTCGACTGGTTCCTGACCAAGTTCGACAACGAGGTGGTCGGCCCCTTCGTGCGCGAGAAGGTCTACAAGCAGGAGATGCCGCGCGAAGCGGGGGGCGGAGCGCCTGATTCGACCATGCTGCGCGCGGCGCGCGCCAACATGGGCTCGCATCTGCGCTACATCGGCTATCTGGCGGCCTCGCGCCGCTGGCTGGGCGGCGACCGGCTGAGCTTCGCGGATTTCGCGGCCGCAGCCGAGCTGTCCTGCGCCGATTATCTCGGCGAGGTGCCATGGGACACGGATGAGAACGCCAAGGCGTGGTACGCACGCATGAAGTCGCGGCCGAGCTTCCGGCCGCTGCTGGCGGAGAAGATCCGCGGCATGAAGCCTTCCGCGAGCTATGAGGATCTGGATTTTTGAAACCCGCCGCCCGGGCGGCGCGGCTGATCGAAAGAACCGATGACGCGGGACGCTGGCACGCAGAAGGCCGAAAGGCTGAAGGCCGAGATCGCCGCGCGCGCCGGGGCGCTCGGATTCGATGCCTGCCGCGTCACCTCGGCTGACGCGATTCCGCAGGCCGCTCCCAGGCTCAGGCAGTTTCTCAGCGACGGCCATCACGCCAGCATGGAGTGGATGGCGGAGACGGCGGAGCGGCGCGCCAGCCCGCGCGCGCTGTGGCCCGAGGTGCGCTCGGTGATCATGCTGGGCATGAACTACGGGCCCGACGGCGATCCGCTGGAGCACCTGGCGCATCCCGACCGCGCCGGGATCTCGGTCTACGCCCGCAACCGCGACTATCACGACATCATCAAGGGCAGGCTGAAGACCTTGGCGGGCCAGATTGCGGCCCGCGCCTCGGCGGCGGCGGAACCCGGCGCGGCGCCGCTGGACGTGAAGGTGTTCGTGGACACGGCACCGGTGATGGAAAAGCCGCTGGCGGAGGCCGCGGGGCTCGGCTGGCAGGGCAAGCACACCAATCTTGTGTCGCGCGAGCTGGGTTCGTGGCTGTTTCTCGGCGCCATCTTCACCACGCTTGACCTGCCCGCCGATGCGCCGGAGGCCGATCACTGCGGCTCCTGCCGGGCGTGTTTGGATGCCTGTCCCACGGACGCCTTCCCCGCGCCCTACCGGTTGGATGCGCGGCGCTGCATCTCCTATCTCACCATCGAGCACAAGGGGCCGATCCCGCTGGAATTCCGCGAAGCCATGGGCAACCGGATCTACGGCTGCGACGATTGCCTGGCGGTCTGTCCGTGGAACAAGTTTGCCGCCGAAGCACATGAGGCGAAACTGCACGCCCGCGACGACCTGAAGCTGCCCGCGCTGGCCGGTTTTCTCGGTCTCGACGACGCGGGATTCCGAAAACAGTTTGCCGGCTCACCAATCAAGCGCATCGGCCGCGACCGATTCCTGCGCAACGTGCTGATCGCGGCGGGTAATTCGGGATCCGAGGCGCTCGCGCAGCCGGTCGCAGCACTGCTCGATGACGGCGCGGCGGAGGTGCGCGGCGCGGCTGTCTGGGCGCTGTCGCGGCTGTTGCCGAAGGAGAAGCTTAGGCGGCTAAGGAATGCGCGCGAGGCGACGGAGACGGAGGCCGATGTGCGGGCGGAGTGGGGGGAGGCGGACGGGGCTTCATGATGGATCGGACGATCCTGTAACGGCTCGACGTCAGCGCATGTCCCACGATGATCGTCACCCCGGCCTCCGAGCCGGGGCCTACTCTGATATCCGCTTGCGATGGCGCCTATGGGCTGGTGGAGACGCCCGCGAACGAAGCCATGCCGCAGTATTCGTTGAACGGTATATTGGATCCCGGCTCGGAGGCCGGGATGACATCGAAGGGGTGGCGAGGGCGCAGGATTGATGACGATTTCGGGGGCAACCGCCAACACCAAGGGGCCGCCGTACACTGCGCGTCTTTCAGGACCGCGGGTCCCTTACCACAGCGTCTTGGCGGCGCGGGCGGGCCAGGCCTTGTCGTAGGCCTCGCCGCCGACGCGGCCCTCGCTGAGCGCGGCGAGAATCTGGCCGGCGGTCGGCAGGCTCTTGGGATCCACCTGAGCCTGCGCGTCCCACAGCCTTGCGCGCACGATGGCGCGGGCGCACTGGAAGTAGAGCGTCTCGATGGAGACCACGATGACGCTGCGCGGCGGCTTGTCGTTGACCGCGAAGGAAGCGAGCAGCTCCGGCTGCGTGGAGAGCACGGCGCGGCCGTTGCAGCGGATTGTGGTGCCCGAGCCCGGAATCATGAACAGCAGCCCCACGCGCGGATCGCGGACGATGTTGCGCAGCGAGTCGACGCGGTTGTTGCCGGCCCGGTCGGGGATCATCAGCGTCTTGTCGTCGTGGATGCGTACGAAGCCGGGCAGATCGCCGCGCGGCGAGCAGTCCAGCCCCTCGGGCCCGGCGGTGGCGAGCGCCACGAAGGGCGCCGCCTCGATGAACGCCCGATACTGGTCGGTGACGCGGGGCACTTCCTTGACGATCGAGGCGTCCACCGGCGTGCCGTAGATCGCCTCGAGCTGGTCCAGGGTGTCGATGGTGTCCATGCAAGGCTCCTTGTGGCCGCCCGTTGTGGCGATCGCGGGTGAAACGAGACTTCGGCGTGCTACCCGGCGTAGCGGGTCAGCAGATCCACCAGCGCCTCGCCGGCGTCGGCAAGCGCGCCGCCGTTGTCGAGCGTGCAGACATCGTCACCGGCGATGGGTTGGGCCGCGCGGGCCAGACGGGCCGCGACATCCTCCGCGCTCTCGCGGCCGCGGCCGGCGAGGCGGGCGGCGAGAACCTCGCGCGGCGCGGTGATCGAGACGATGCGGCAGTTTTCGAACTGCGCGCGCGCCGCCGTGATGCTGCCGCGCGAGATGTTGGCGATCACCACGCGGCCTTGCGCGAGATCGTCGCGAAGGCCGCCGGGCAGGGCGTAGCCCAGGCCGTGCGCCTGCCAGTGCAGCGCGAAGCGGCCGGCGTTCGCGTCATCCGCGAAGGCCTCCGGCGTCACGCTGTCGTGATCCTCGAGATCGGCGGTGGCCGCGCGCGTGACGATGCGGCGGACGAAGACGAATCGCGGATCCGAGCCGAGCCGTTCCGCCGCATAGGCGAGCAGGCTGTCCTTGCCGACGCCGCTGGGCCCGACGACGGCGACGAAGGTGCCGCCCGCCTCCGGGGATGGCTCCGCGCGCGCCATCACGACACCCGCCGGCCTTCGCGCCAGACCGAGCGGATCAGCGGCACGTCGCCGTCGGTGCGCACCCGCACCAGATCCGCGCGGCGTCCCACGGCGATCATGCCGCGGTCCTCGAGCCCGACGGCTTCCGCCGGCGTCTTCGTGACCATGTTGATCGCCGCGTTGACCGAGATGCCTTCGACGGTTTCCGCCAGCATGAAGGCGGATTGCAGCAGCGAGAAGGGCACGTAGTCGGACGACAGCACATCGAGCAGACCGGCCTCGGCCAGTTTGCGCGCCGCCACATTGCCGGAATGCGAGCCGCCGCGCACCACGTTGGGCGCGCCCATCAGCACCTTCATGCCCGCCTTGTGCGAGGCGCGGGCGGCGTCCAGCGTGGTGGGGAATTCGGCGACCGCGATGCCCTGGCCCACTGCCTCGTCGACATGCGCCTGAGTGGCGTCGTCATGGCTGGCGAGCACGATGCCGCGCTCGTGGCACTGGCTCGAGATCGCGGCGCGGTTGGCGTCGGAATATTTGCCGGCCTGGGCCATCCGCATGGCGGAGAAGGCCTCGAATTCGGCGTCCGACATGCCGGTCTTGCCCTGGTAGTAGATCTTGTAGGCGTCGAGGCTGACAAACTGGCGCTGTCCGGGCGTGTGATCCATCAGCGAGGCGAGCCTGACGCGCTCGTCGTCGTCGAAGAGATGAAAGCCCTCGAGCGCGTCGGGCGAAGACACCTCGCAGCGCAGGTGAATGAAGTGGTCGGCGCGCAGACGGTCCGACGTCTGGGCGAATTCGATGGCGTCGGCCAGTAGCCGCATGTCGGCGGAGGTGACGCGAGAGTCCTCGTCCATGCCGACGCGCAGGGCGTCGAACACGGTGGTGATGCCCGACGCGGCGATCTGCGCGTCATGCGCCTGCACGGCGGCGAGCGGGTTCCAGCGCACGCCGGGGCGCGGCGCGTAGTGGCACTCCAGGTGATCGGTGTGCAGCTCGATGAGGCCGGGGACCAGCCAGTCGCCTTGCATGTCCTCGCCGGCGCCGGGGCTCGCGGTGTCAATCGCCGCGATCACCCCGTCGCGCACGCAGAGGTCGCCGTGGATGACGGTGTCGGCCAACACCAGGCGGGCGTTTCTGAATATCGTCTCACTCATCGGATCTGTCGGGCCTTGACTGTATGCCGGGGGCGGCAGGGGTTACGGGCAGCGCAGGTCATGCGCGGAAAATATGGTGAAATCGGCGCCGTCTTCCGGTTCGACGAACAGCGCCAGGGTGTCGACGGCAAATGGCGCGCTGGTGCCTTCCTCGCCGAGAAACGCGTGGAAGTGCGTGCGCAGCGCCGCTTCGACGCGCGGCTGGTCGGCCTCGGGCACGGGGCCCGTGAGCGTCATGTGGAAGCGGAAGTCGTCGAAGACGTAAGGATAGCCCCAGTCGCGGATGTTCTTGCGCTGCGTCTGCGTGAGACTCGCTTTCTCCCGCCGGGCGATCTCCGCGTCGCTCAACTCCGCGCGAAACGGCTCGAACGCCCGCACGGCCTCGCCGGCAAACGCCTGCAGGTGTGCCGAGGGTTCCGAGGGCACCAGCGCGAAGAAGGATCCGAGCCGCGAGAGCCGCAGCCCCGGCAGGATCACGGGCGCGGTCTCCAGGCAGTAGGCGGAGAGCGCCGCATCCAGCTCGGCCACGGACTTGCCGCGCGCCAGCCGGAACGGCGCCTTGACGGTGGCGTGGAAGCCATAGCGGCGCGGGGCCGCGGTGACCTTCGCCCAATCCTCGGTTGTGAGCGTGTCTGGACCGGAACCGTCAAGATCGGGACCCGACGGGACGCGTTCGCCATAGGCGTCGCGGCCGAGCCAGTCGACGGCGGCATGCAACAGCGGGTGGTCGCGTCGCGGCGTGAAATACAGGGCGGTGCGCATCGGGTTCGTCAGTCCGCGGATGGGGTCCGCATGCGAGCGCCGGTCCGGGAGGGGCCGGCAAGGATGAAGGCGCGCAAGCGGCAGCGTCAGATCGCCAGCTTGCGCAGCTGCTGCGATATCAGATCGACGATCGTCACCGTGACGACGACGATGATCAGAATGGCGGCCGTTTCAGCATAGTAGAAACCGCGGATGGATTCGAACATGATTTGTCCGATTCCGCCGGCACCGACAATGCCCAGCACGGTCGCAGAGCGCACGTTGGTCTCAAACCGGTAGAGCGAGAAGGAGATCCACAGCGGCAGCACCTGCGGCACCACGCCGAAGATGATCTCCTGCAGCTTGGAGGCGCCGGTGGCGCGGATGCCTTCCACGGGATAGGGATCGATGGCCTCGACGGCCTCGGAGAACAGTTTCGCGACGATGCCGGTGTTGTGCACGAAGAGCGCCATGACGCCGGCGAAGGGGCCCAGGCCCACGGCGACGACGAAGAGCACGGCGAAGACCAGCTCGTTGATGGCGCGGCAGGCGTCCATCAGCCGGCGCACGGGCTGCACGATCCACGCCGGCGCGATGTTGGAGGACGACAGCAGCGCAAACGGAATGCCGACGATCACGGCGAGCACCGTGCCCCACAGGGCGATCTGCACCGTGAGGATCATTTCCTCGAGATAATATTCCCAGTCGCGGAAGTTGGGCGACAGGAACGCCGAGGCGTATTCGCCCATGTTGCCGGCGTCGGTGTAGAGATAGGTGAAGCGGCTCATTTCCGCCGGCGCCCAGCTCCACAGCAGTCCCACGATCAGCGCGCCCCAAAGCGCATAGCTGAACAGAGTCCGCGTGAGCTCCTTCGGCGGAACCGGGATCGTGTGGGCGGGGGAGTGCGTGGTCATGGTCTTGTCCGGCGGGTTCTGTGAAAACGGCGGCGCGAGAGCGCGCCGCCGTCAGGGGGAAGATGACTGAGGATCAGACCTGCGGCACGGCGGCCATCAGGGCTTCGATCTTGCTCTTCTCGGCTTCCAGCTCCTTGAGCTTGGCGGTCTTCTCTGCAGCCGGCATCTTCTCGTCGGCCTGGATCTTGAAGATGTCCTTGGAGATCGCCAGCACGCGGATCGGGTAGAGCTGCGCGTCGGAAGAGGGCTTGAACGGCGCCCACTGCAGACCGGCGAGGATCTCGCGGGCCTTGGCGACGGCTTCCGGCGTGCCGATGCGGCCGTAGCTCATGAAGAACTTGTAGACCTTCGCCTTGGCGACTTCGTCGAGGTCGTTCTTCCACACGATCGGGTCGGACGGGATCAGCGGCGACTTCCAGACGATCTTGATGTTCTTGAAGGCTTCGGGATTGTTCTTCTCGATGCGCGACAGGTTCTCGGTGTTGTTCGTCGCCACGTCGACCTGCTGGTTGGCAACCGCCATCGCGTTGGTCTCATGGTTGGCGTTGCGGACCGTCTTGAAGCATTTCTTCGGGTCGACGTTGTTCTTGGCGAAGACGAAGGTGGTGGGGACCAGGAAGCCCGAGGTGGAGTTCGGATCGCCGATGCCGAAGTTGAGCGTGCCGTCGCACTTCAGCACGTCCTCGAGCGAGTTGATCGGGCTGTCCTTGTGGGCCAGCAGCAGCGACCAGTAGCCGGGGTTGCCCTCGACGTCGACGGTCTGGGCGAAGACTTCGCCGCCCGAACGGTCGACGGCTTCCATGGCAGACTTGTTGCCGAACCAGGCGACCTGCACCTTGCCAAACCGCATGCCCTCGATGACGCCGGCATAGTCGGAGGCGAAGAAGGCGTTGACCTTCAGGCCGGTCTCTTTTTCCATCTCGGCCAGGAACGGGTTCCACTGGGTCTTCAGGTTCTGCTGCGACTCGGTGGAAATGATGCCGAAGTTGAGCTCGGTCATCTCGGCCTGGGCGGCCGTGGTGAGCGAGAGAGCAAGCGCGGCCGCGGCGGCGCCCTTCATGATCGCGTTCATCGTATTCTCCATGTGCGAACCGGGGCGGCCCGCGTCCTTCGGACGCTTCAAGGCCGGTCCGGCATCAAAAAACCGGTCGGAATCCTTCGCTGAACCAGCATCGATTCAGCGGGGGACCGGGAGGGGCCTGACGCTGTGGTTCAGGCGGTTGCCAGCGCCTGGGCGCCGGATGCGGTTACGATCGCCGGCCGGTAGACGGGCTGACCGGAAGCTGGAGCGTCGGATACGGGCGCATCGGGAAGGATCAGTTCTTCCGACGCCTCGCCATACAGCTCCTTGAGAAAGTCGTTGGTCAGCGCCACCGATGGGCCGTCATAGACGATGCCGCCGTCCTTCATGGCGATGGCGCGCGGGCAGTAGCGGCGGGCGTATTCCACCTGGTGCAGGGAGACGACAATGGTCAGGCCGTCCTCGCGGTTGATCCCGGCGAGGATTTCCATGACGCGCTTGGCGGAGGCCGGATCGAGCGAGGCGATCGGCTCGTCGGCGAGCATCAGCTTTGCGCCCTGCACGAGCGCCCGGGCGATGGCGGCGCGCTGCTTCTGGCCGCCCGACAGCGTCGAGGCGCGCTGGCGCGCCGTGTCGGCGATGCCGACGCGGGCCAGCGCCCGCATGGCGGCTTGTTTTTCCGATCCGGTGAACATGCCGAAGGTGCCGCGGAACGTGCTGATCTGTCCGAGGAAGCCGATCAGCACATTGGTCAGCACCGACAGGCGGTTGACCAGGTTGAACTGCTGGAAGACGACGCCAATCTGCCGGCGGATCTCACGCGCTTCGCCCGACAGCCTGCCGTTGACCTGGATCGTCTGGCCGGCGATGGAGATGGTGCCCGCGTCTCCGCGCTCCAGCCCGGCGATGTGCCGGATCAGGGTCGACTTGCCCGATCCCGACGCGCCGATCAGAGCCACCATTTCGCCCGCCGGAATCGTCAGGGAAACATCGTTGACGGCCAGCTTGCGGCCAAAGCTCTTGGAAAGCGCATCGATCTTCACGGCGGTCATAAGCAATCCCTCGGTTGATGCTCGTGCGTACCGTGTCTGTGTTGCGCCCGTATTTCGCTTTCGTGACAGTTGGGTGACATCGGCTTTTTTTAGCCGCCGAACATCATGCCCGGAGGGCGATGACTCTTCGTGACGCTCCAGAAACGCCTCGATGGGGAGGTTTCTGAAATCATCCAGCGCGGCGCGCAGGCGCGCGTGATCCCAGTTCCACCAGGCAAGCGCCTCCAGCCGGTCGGCGATGTCCGGCGAGAAGCGGCGCTTGATCGGCTTGGCGGCGACGCCGCCGACAATCGCGTAGGGCGCGACGTCCTTGCTGACGACGGCGCCGGCGGCCACCACCGCGCCGTTGCCGACGGTGACGCCCGGCAGCACGGTGGCGCCGTGGCCGATCCAGGTGTCGTGGCCGATGGTGACGCGATTGGCCCGGCGCGCGGC is a genomic window containing:
- a CDS encoding DUF1045 domain-containing protein — encoded protein: MRTALYFTPRRDHPLLHAAVDWLGRDAYGERVPSGPDLDGSGPDTLTTEDWAKVTAAPRRYGFHATVKAPFRLARGKSVAELDAALSAYCLETAPVILPGLRLSRLGSFFALVPSEPSAHLQAFAGEAVRAFEPFRAELSDAEIARREKASLTQTQRKNIRDWGYPYVFDDFRFHMTLTGPVPEADQPRVEAALRTHFHAFLGEEGTSAPFAVDTLALFVEPEDGADFTIFSAHDLRCP
- a CDS encoding alpha-D-ribose 1-methylphosphonate 5-triphosphate diphosphatase, producing MSETIFRNARLVLADTVIHGDLCVRDGVIAAIDTASPGAGEDMQGDWLVPGLIELHTDHLECHYAPRPGVRWNPLAAVQAHDAQIAASGITTVFDALRVGMDEDSRVTSADMRLLADAIEFAQTSDRLRADHFIHLRCEVSSPDALEGFHLFDDDERVRLASLMDHTPGQRQFVSLDAYKIYYQGKTGMSDAEFEAFSAMRMAQAGKYSDANRAAISSQCHERGIVLASHDDATQAHVDEAVGQGIAVAEFPTTLDAARASHKAGMKVLMGAPNVVRGGSHSGNVAARKLAEAGLLDVLSSDYVPFSLLQSAFMLAETVEGISVNAAINMVTKTPAEAVGLEDRGMIAVGRRADLVRVRTDGDVPLIRSVWREGRRVS
- a CDS encoding pyridoxamine 5'-phosphate oxidase family protein; this encodes MDTIDTLDQLEAIYGTPVDASIVKEVPRVTDQYRAFIEAAPFVALATAGPEGLDCSPRGDLPGFVRIHDDKTLMIPDRAGNNRVDSLRNIVRDPRVGLLFMIPGSGTTIRCNGRAVLSTQPELLASFAVNDKPPRSVIVVSIETLYFQCARAIVRARLWDAQAQVDPKSLPTAGQILAALSEGRVGGEAYDKAWPARAAKTLW
- a CDS encoding complex I NDUFA9 subunit family protein, with product MTTALNGKLATVFGGSGFVGRHVVRALAQRGWRIRVAVRRPDLAGFLQPMGGVGQIQPVQANLRYRWSVDQAVDGADAVINLVGVLAQSGKQTFDAVHAFGAGAVAEAARGAGIANVVHLSAIGADAQSNSGYARSKAAGEAAVRETLKAAVIMRPSIVFGPEDDFFNRFAGMARMSPALPLIGGGETKFQPVFVGDVAEAIARAVEGEARAGATYELGGPQVKSFRECLELMLEIIGRKRLLLPVPFAAARMIGRVAQRLPGAPLTLDQVRMLEHDNVVSSAAREAGLTLDGLGIQPDTMAAILPSYLWRFREHGQYDAHPIV
- a CDS encoding undecaprenyl-diphosphate phosphatase — protein: MEAQTIAEALILGLVEGLTEFIPVSSTGHILLLGHFIGFDNPGKTFEVLIQLGAILAILSVYFARLLNILLALPRDPRTQRFVAGILLAFLPAAVIGFFAHGFIKTVLFESPQLICTTLLVGGIILLIIDRLPLKPRYDEITDYPLSLCFKIGCCQVLAMVPGVSRSGATIGGALLLGTDKRSAAEFSFFLAMPTMTGAFALDLYKNYDILSADDVAVISIGFVTAFLAGVAVVRWLLGYVAQHGFALFAWWRILVGTLGFAGLYFLG
- a CDS encoding glutathione S-transferase family protein, which produces MLVLYHHPFSPASRFARLVLAEYEVHVDPRLEQPWERRREFLLVNPAGTVPVVVENDGPAICGAGVLMEYLDETRGYMTPEKRLLPDNAGRRAEVRRLVDWFLTKFDNEVVGPFVREKVYKQEMPREAGGGAPDSTMLRAARANMGSHLRYIGYLAASRRWLGGDRLSFADFAAAAELSCADYLGEVPWDTDENAKAWYARMKSRPSFRPLLAEKIRGMKPSASYEDLDF
- the phnN gene encoding phosphonate metabolism protein/1,5-bisphosphokinase (PRPP-forming) PhnN; this translates as MARAEPSPEAGGTFVAVVGPSGVGKDSLLAYAAERLGSDPRFVFVRRIVTRAATADLEDHDSVTPEAFADDANAGRFALHWQAHGLGYALPGGLRDDLAQGRVVIANISRGSITAARAQFENCRIVSITAPREVLAARLAGRGRESAEDVAARLARAAQPIAGDDVCTLDNGGALADAGEALVDLLTRYAG
- the phnE gene encoding phosphonate ABC transporter, permease protein PhnE: MTTHSPAHTIPVPPKELTRTLFSYALWGALIVGLLWSWAPAEMSRFTYLYTDAGNMGEYASAFLSPNFRDWEYYLEEMILTVQIALWGTVLAVIVGIPFALLSSSNIAPAWIVQPVRRLMDACRAINELVFAVLFVVAVGLGPFAGVMALFVHNTGIVAKLFSEAVEAIDPYPVEGIRATGASKLQEIIFGVVPQVLPLWISFSLYRFETNVRSATVLGIVGAGGIGQIMFESIRGFYYAETAAILIIVVVTVTIVDLISQQLRKLAI
- the queG gene encoding tRNA epoxyqueuosine(34) reductase QueG codes for the protein MTRDAGTQKAERLKAEIAARAGALGFDACRVTSADAIPQAAPRLRQFLSDGHHASMEWMAETAERRASPRALWPEVRSVIMLGMNYGPDGDPLEHLAHPDRAGISVYARNRDYHDIIKGRLKTLAGQIAARASAAAEPGAAPLDVKVFVDTAPVMEKPLAEAAGLGWQGKHTNLVSRELGSWLFLGAIFTTLDLPADAPEADHCGSCRACLDACPTDAFPAPYRLDARRCISYLTIEHKGPIPLEFREAMGNRIYGCDDCLAVCPWNKFAAEAHEAKLHARDDLKLPALAGFLGLDDAGFRKQFAGSPIKRIGRDRFLRNVLIAAGNSGSEALAQPVAALLDDGAAEVRGAAVWALSRLLPKEKLRRLRNAREATETEADVRAEWGEADGAS
- a CDS encoding ribonuclease H-like domain-containing protein, which encodes MTIRLHKGDLPDLSAYAATNAVAVDTETMGLNPKRDRLCVVQLSPGDGTVDVVQIAKGQTAAPNLEKLLSDPSITVIFHFARFDVAALSAGLGISTTPIWCTKIASRLVRTYTDRHGLKDLTRELLGVDLSKQQQSSDWGADDLTEAQLTYAASDVLHLHGLREKLTVMLEREGRLDLAQACFDFLPARARLDLEGWPDIDILAHS